From Borrelia coriaceae:
TCCCTAATAATGTAAGTAAAACCTTTAAGCTCATAAGATTTCCAAGACCAACTAATGTAGCCTCATTCTTAACAATGACTTCCCCATTTACAAAACCAATAAAGGCAATAAATAACCCTATCCCAACAGTAATAGAGCACCTTAAATTCATTGGTATAGCATTTACAATTTCCTCACGTGCTCTAGATAAAGATAAAATGATAAAAATAATGCCTTCAACAAAAACTGCACCTAAAGCAACTTCCCAAGGTATATTCATACCTTTAACAACAGAAAATGCAAAAAAAGCATTCATACCCATTCCAGAAGCCAATGCTAAAGGAGTATTAGTAAAAACACCCATAAAAATAGTCGCAAATCCAGCTGTCAAGCATGTTGCTGTTACTAATGCTCCCACAGGCATTCCTGCACTAGAGAGTATATAAGGATTAACAATAATTATGTATGCCATGCTTAAAAATGTTGTAAGTCCAGCTATAATCTCTGTCTTATAATCAAGACTATTATTCTTAATCTGCGACATTAATGTCATTTCATCTTTAGCCAAAAGTAATTCCTCCTTTCAAACAATTCTTATTCTATAAAGAAAAACAAAGTTAATACCATTGCTACCAATAATTAATCCCAAAATTATGAAATACAGAAAATGATATATACAAAAATGTATACCGAATTAAACATATTGCTATTAACTGAATCAAACTATATCCATTTAAAATCCATATTTATATTTAAAAGTTACAAAAATAAATTTTTATCGCTTTGATTAATCTCAAAAAATTCACCAAAAAACAAAAAAAGTAGCAACAATCAAAATAAAAGTGCAAAATATATTTCAGTTAATATTATTATTTTGAATAAAAATATCTTCACTATCTGGCAAATGTGAGAAAACAATGCTCTTGAGAACCTTACCAGCAGTGTTTACAATAAAAAATTTTCTAGTCTCAACAAGTTCTAAATATGCTTTTAAAGCAATATCTCTACCCACACTAAAAAAAGTTTGAATATATTCATCGCCAATTCTTCTATAACTCCCAAGCAAAAATGAAGCCACTATATCATTACCACATTGCAAAAACAATGGTTCCTTATATCTCAAATTGTATTTTCCAGAAATAGTAAAATAATGCCTTAGTGAAACTTTATTTTTATCAAATATCAATCTAATATACTTTGAATTCCCAATTAACCTCTCAAGATTCTCCATCTTATTTCTCACCTCAATGGTTGAACAAGCAAACATCAAGAAAAGAAAACAACAAAAAATAACATACCTATTAAAAAATCTCGACATCAACTTACTAAAAACCCTTACACAATATAAATACTATAAAATATTATTCTCAAGTGCATATTTTAAAGTATCTCGAGTACTCTCAAAGTCAACATCAATAAAGCTAGCATCATATTTAAAAGTTTCTCTAGTCCACACTTGATAAGAATTATCATTCAAAACAAAAGACAAACTCTTGGAAGGGTTAAGAGCCGTTAAGATAAGATCAGCATTGTTTCTATCAATAGAAATATACAAAAATCTAAAATTTCCAATACCAACTACTTTAGAAATATTAACATTACCAATATAATTATCATCTTGAATTAATTTTAAATAACCGCTATCAAAATTTAATTTCGAATCCAAAACGACATTAAAAAACACAGAAAAATTATTAGTCGACTTATCTCTCTTTATATAAATTTGACTATTTGGATAAAAATAAAGAAAATAGTTAGCCCTTTCAATCTTGTCAAATTTCTCATCTAGCAATTCATATACCTTTAATGTCTTACATGAAAAAAAAAACAAGACAAATAAGAAAAAACTATATCTCATAATGCAATTATATTATACAATATTAAAAGGAGAATGTTTATATTGAATGAAATCCAATAATTTTAGCACATATATTAAAGCCCCTTATATTTACTCTGATTATATAATCTCAAAATATGCTGTACTACTCATTCCAGTACCAATAATAAAGATTGCAATAGGAGAAGGCCTTAAAATATTTGAAATTGCATTCGAAGACAAATACAAAAATTTTGCAGGCTACATTAAACCAAATAAAAAGACTATATATATAAACGAAACAATGAATCTAGAAAACAAAAGATTTGCAATAGCACAACAACTTGGTCATTATTTAATGCATAAATATCAAGTGTTTAATCCATCAAAGAGAACAGATACTGTTAATACTCAAGATAACCACATGAAAATAGAAGCCAATATATTTGCAACAAATTTATTAATACCAACTACTACTTTAAAACTAAAAGTATTACAATATAAATCAATCAAATATCCACAAAAAGTGATGGCAAAAGAATTTCAAGTATCTGAAAACATAATACACTTTAAATTAAGTATGCTTAATGAGATCCACAAGCTTGAGAAAACAAACAAAATACAAAAAAAACTAAAAGTTAAGCAAATAGACAAAGCAAGAGCTAAAGAGCTTTTACTTCAAAACATAGATAAGTTAAAAGAATCAATAGCTATTGATTTAGAGAAAAGAGAAATTACAAGGAAAGAAAGCATAAAAAAAATCTTCGAAGAACTTGAATAAATAAATTACTCATTAGAAAAGCTTTTAAGCATATTTTCCAACTTTCGTTTAGCAACACTTAAAGATTTTTTATCTTGAATAATCATATCGAAAAAGATCTTTTTAAGCACAATCCAAGATTTATTATCCATATATACTCTTGAAAAAGGAAATTTTATCCTTAAAGGAAATTTTTCTTTAATATTATGCTTATCTAAATACTTCAAGACTTCTGTTTTAAAAGACAAACCCTGAACTATGCTATATGCTAAGATGATTTTATATAATCTCTTATTATATAAATAAAGATGCTTAATATATTCAATATTATCATTATAACTAGGCTCAGAAATATAAACTTCATTCTCTTGATTTCCTTCTAAAATATCAAAACTATGCTCAGAAGAGTCACTTAAATCTGTATACTTTCTTAGA
This genomic window contains:
- a CDS encoding ImmA/IrrE family metallo-endopeptidase, whose translation is MKSNNFSTYIKAPYIYSDYIISKYAVLLIPVPIIKIAIGEGLKIFEIAFEDKYKNFAGYIKPNKKTIYINETMNLENKRFAIAQQLGHYLMHKYQVFNPSKRTDTVNTQDNHMKIEANIFATNLLIPTTTLKLKVLQYKSIKYPQKVMAKEFQVSENIIHFKLSMLNEIHKLEKTNKIQKKLKVKQIDKARAKELLLQNIDKLKESIAIDLEKREITRKESIKKIFEELE